In one Armatimonadota bacterium genomic region, the following are encoded:
- a CDS encoding DUF1015 domain-containing protein, which yields MALIKPFNGIRYNQAKVGDLSAVVTPPYDVISPEEEEFYLQQHPNNIVRLILPRKKSSADNYSHAAELLRSWLNSGVLIREEKPCIYACIQEFELDGKTRQRLGITCLVRLEDFESKTILPHENILTKPLEDRLNLIRATRANFDSIFGLHSDGYIGEILKPFLARPPDASARDKDGVKCDLYCISDHGAIMAISETLAQKPILIADGHHRYSAALAYRNEMRTTYGGCASDAPYEFIMMTLVSLEDKGLVILPTHRLVRNVKDFNPESFLSQLSELFEVTKTPTKELEQTVSIIGKNRTAFGLYLGNANSYVIRIKPDVRPEKLIQSPGSDALKRLDVSILHSLILEKILGIGNQQFAAGTNVSYTRDIPNAMRLVDKGEYQAFFLINPTKVEEVKEIASTGERMPQKSTFFYPKLLTGMVLRVME from the coding sequence ATGGCACTTATTAAGCCTTTCAACGGAATACGCTATAATCAAGCAAAGGTCGGCGACCTCAGTGCCGTTGTTACCCCTCCCTATGATGTTATCTCGCCAGAGGAAGAGGAGTTTTACCTGCAGCAACACCCAAACAATATTGTGCGATTAATCCTTCCGCGAAAAAAATCAAGCGCCGATAATTACTCTCATGCAGCAGAATTACTAAGGTCCTGGTTAAATTCAGGAGTGCTTATACGAGAAGAAAAGCCATGCATTTACGCATGCATACAAGAATTCGAACTCGATGGCAAGACAAGACAACGTTTGGGCATAACATGCTTAGTCCGGCTTGAGGATTTTGAGAGCAAGACTATTCTGCCACATGAAAATATCCTGACAAAGCCTCTAGAGGACCGCCTGAATCTAATACGAGCTACGCGCGCAAATTTCGATTCTATATTCGGTTTGCACTCCGATGGATATATAGGAGAAATCCTTAAGCCATTTCTAGCACGGCCGCCAGACGCCTCGGCACGCGACAAAGATGGAGTGAAATGTGATTTATATTGCATCTCCGACCATGGGGCAATCATGGCAATATCGGAAACACTTGCACAAAAACCAATCCTAATAGCTGACGGACACCACCGTTACTCAGCAGCGCTCGCTTATCGCAACGAAATGCGAACGACCTACGGCGGTTGCGCCTCAGATGCTCCATATGAGTTCATCATGATGACGCTTGTATCGCTGGAGGATAAAGGATTGGTTATCCTGCCAACACACAGGCTTGTACGCAATGTCAAAGACTTCAACCCTGAATCGTTCCTGTCTCAATTAAGCGAGCTTTTCGAAGTAACAAAAACGCCCACCAAAGAGCTCGAACAGACAGTCAGCATCATCGGCAAAAATAGAACAGCATTTGGTTTATATCTTGGAAATGCCAACTCATATGTTATTCGAATAAAACCCGACGTACGACCCGAAAAGTTAATTCAGTCACCTGGCTCGGATGCTCTCAAGCGCTTAGACGTGAGCATACTTCACTCGCTTATACTTGAAAAGATTCTTGGCATCGGCAATCAACAATTTGCAGCAGGAACAAACGTCTCGTATACAAGAGATATTCCGAACGCAATGCGGCTTGTAGACAAAGGCGAGTACCAAGCATTCTTCCTGATAAATCCAACGAAAGTAGAGGAAGTCAAAGAAATCGCCAGCACGGGAGAACGCATGCCTCAAAAGTCAACTTTCTTCTATCCAAAGCTTCTCACTGGAATGGTATTGAGGGTAATGGAGTAA